A single region of the Elusimicrobiota bacterium genome encodes:
- the folK gene encoding 2-amino-4-hydroxy-6-hydroxymethyldihydropteridine diphosphokinase: protein MALAYLLLGSNVGNRRRYLRAAAGAVKGWAKTTMLEASSVWETRPEGFLRQRAFFNQAVAIETRLEPAALLIWAKKTELELGRRKRRRWGPREIDMDILLYGRRRVRRSWLVIPHPRLHRRAFALKPLAELCPRMTHPVLGERIAVLAERLPSDAVRRLDD from the coding sequence ATGGCCTTGGCGTATCTTTTATTGGGGTCGAACGTCGGCAATCGCCGGCGTTATTTGCGCGCCGCCGCCGGAGCCGTCAAGGGATGGGCCAAAACGACAATGCTTGAGGCGTCGTCCGTTTGGGAAACCCGGCCCGAAGGTTTTTTACGCCAGCGGGCTTTTTTCAATCAAGCCGTGGCGATTGAGACGCGGCTGGAACCCGCGGCTCTTTTGATTTGGGCCAAAAAAACGGAACTGGAGCTGGGCCGCAGAAAGCGCCGGCGATGGGGGCCCAGGGAAATCGATATGGATATCCTTTTGTACGGACGACGGCGGGTGCGCCGCTCATGGCTCGTCATCCCGCACCCCCGCCTTCATCGGCGCGCCTTCGCCTTGAAACCCCTGGCCGAGCTTTGCCCTCGGATGACTCATCCCGTGTTGGGTGAACGCATTGCGGTTTTAGCCGAGAGGCTGCCTTCGGATGCGGTTAGGCGGCTGGATGATTAA
- a CDS encoding 3-methyl-2-oxobutanoate hydroxymethyltransferase, giving the protein MGMWHSRAKELFGRKKSSKEKISVFTVYSYGLARIMNAAGFVDAMLVADHSVGTLALGYPSALPVTLEEMLHHTRAVARAKAGALVIADMPYLTYEISPMEAARNAGRLMKEGSARAVRVKGGSPSVIKSAREIVQAGVAVMGHLRWAESRERSQEQARALQEAGCFAVVLEGMPARSAGAITGDLSIATIGAGSGPSCDGELICTEEILGLAAPALRPGPRVYLKLKTLLTQAVRRCAKDLKR; this is encoded by the coding sequence ATGGGTATGTGGCACAGTAGAGCTAAGGAGCTGTTCGGGCGGAAAAAATCCTCCAAGGAGAAGATTTCCGTTTTTACGGTGTATTCCTACGGGTTGGCGCGGATTATGAACGCCGCGGGTTTCGTGGACGCCATGCTGGTGGCGGATCATTCGGTCGGTACCCTGGCCTTGGGTTACCCGAGCGCGTTGCCGGTGACGCTTGAGGAAATGCTGCACCATACCCGCGCCGTGGCCCGCGCCAAAGCCGGGGCCTTGGTGATTGCGGATATGCCTTATTTGACTTATGAGATTTCCCCGATGGAAGCGGCCAGAAACGCCGGGCGCTTGATGAAGGAAGGTTCGGCCCGCGCCGTACGGGTCAAAGGAGGCTCGCCGTCCGTGATTAAATCCGCCCGCGAGATCGTGCAGGCAGGCGTCGCGGTTATGGGGCATCTTCGCTGGGCTGAGAGCCGGGAACGCTCTCAGGAACAAGCCCGGGCCCTTCAGGAGGCCGGGTGTTTCGCCGTCGTTTTAGAGGGAATGCCCGCGCGTTCGGCCGGGGCCATCACCGGGGATTTGTCCATCGCCACCATCGGCGCGGGCTCGGGTCCTTCCTGCGACGGGGAACTGATTTGCACCGAAGAGATATTGGGATTGGCCGCCCCGGCATTAAGGCCGGGCCCGCGCGTTTACCTTAAGCTCAAAACCCTGCTCACTCAGGCCGTCAGGCGCTGCGCCAAAGACCTTAAGCGCTAG
- a CDS encoding alpha/beta fold hydrolase yields the protein MSWLIIPTVCLMAAAVLWKYSSLILVPEILSSVNLPFMFGLVYEKVSFRAADGARLSGWWIPARSGVSDKTIVCCHGWGTNSGDVLPFTWYLADEGFNLFYFDFRGCGESPRHGLSSLGFYETRDFSAALQWLRTTHPERCRFLGVYALSMGAVVGLNAASRPEGRTIAAIAAEAPFLSFRRTLSRYIGFHYGLPAFPFAWLYTALLYLRTALADHEGASPVNTARRFKASALLLIYGDRDYLAWPSDGRAIERIVNQQMPGKARLWLVPGADHAECFDRMPQVYRQKLTAFFKAALPVSAVSP from the coding sequence ATGAGTTGGTTGATCATCCCAACCGTTTGTTTGATGGCGGCCGCTGTTTTGTGGAAGTATTCCAGTCTCATCCTAGTGCCGGAAATTTTAAGCAGCGTCAATTTGCCGTTCATGTTCGGGCTGGTTTACGAAAAAGTTTCGTTTCGCGCGGCGGACGGAGCGCGGCTGTCCGGCTGGTGGATTCCGGCCAGAAGCGGTGTATCGGATAAAACGATCGTTTGCTGCCATGGCTGGGGCACCAACAGCGGGGACGTCCTTCCTTTTACCTGGTACCTGGCCGACGAGGGATTCAATCTCTTCTATTTTGATTTTCGCGGGTGCGGGGAAAGCCCCAGGCACGGGCTTTCAAGCCTGGGGTTTTATGAAACCCGGGATTTTTCAGCAGCGTTGCAGTGGCTGAGAACAACTCATCCCGAGCGGTGCCGTTTTTTGGGGGTCTATGCGCTTTCCATGGGCGCGGTTGTGGGTTTGAACGCCGCGTCTCGTCCGGAGGGCCGGACGATTGCGGCGATCGCCGCGGAGGCGCCTTTTTTAAGTTTCAGGCGGACCCTCAGCCGGTATATCGGATTTCACTACGGCCTGCCCGCTTTTCCTTTCGCCTGGCTCTACACCGCGTTGCTTTATTTGCGGACGGCATTGGCCGATCACGAGGGTGCCAGCCCGGTCAACACGGCGCGGCGTTTCAAAGCCTCAGCATTGTTGTTAATTTATGGCGACCGGGATTATTTGGCCTGGCCTTCGGACGGGCGCGCGATCGAACGGATCGTCAATCAACAAATGCCCGGCAAAGCCCGGTTGTGGCTGGTGCCCGGCGCCGATCATGCCGAATGTTTCGACCGGATGCCGCAGGTTTACCGGCAAAAACTGACCGCTTTTTTTAAGGCGGCCCTCCCGGTTTCCGCCGTTTCGCCGTGA
- the rlmD gene encoding 23S rRNA (uracil(1939)-C(5))-methyltransferase RlmD → MIAAALRCRHFGVCGGCTLQDLDYSLQLESKKSEFERLLSALGVPLFDFVPAPDPWNYRNKVELSFLPPRLAAGGPPGSLTLGFKEKGKWYRGFDLAECLIFDPFLARLGESVRLWAIHENCAAYDPRRHHGFLRHLAVRKGATIERKGAFLATLVTSSQRELPGQSLIERLSSIKNDLFELSLFHGVNDSWADTAVPQRIETLSGRPYLYEYVLGRPFRYSLGSFFQTNPRAFELLLGEIAAHVGRLGVSCVLDCYCGVGVMAVMLAERCGCPAVGIESVVSSIDDARVNAGNQNGDRLTFVLAQVEDVLSDWLKKPEIRSGAVILDPPRSGLHPKALKALAADPPAHLIYVSCNPKRTVEADLPHLSQSYKITRAQAFDFFPQTRHYEALFFLQRI, encoded by the coding sequence GTGATTGCCGCCGCTCTTCGTTGCCGCCATTTCGGCGTTTGCGGCGGCTGCACATTGCAGGATTTAGATTATTCCCTTCAGCTTGAATCCAAAAAAAGCGAATTCGAGCGGTTGCTCTCGGCGCTCGGCGTTCCTTTGTTCGATTTTGTTCCGGCGCCTGATCCGTGGAATTACCGCAATAAAGTCGAGTTGTCGTTTCTACCCCCTCGTCTGGCAGCCGGCGGGCCGCCGGGTTCGTTGACGTTGGGGTTCAAAGAAAAAGGGAAATGGTACAGAGGTTTTGATTTGGCCGAGTGTTTGATTTTCGATCCGTTTCTGGCGCGTCTGGGCGAATCGGTGCGCCTCTGGGCGATCCATGAAAATTGCGCGGCCTACGACCCGCGCCGTCACCATGGTTTTTTGCGTCATTTGGCGGTGCGCAAAGGCGCGACCATCGAACGCAAGGGCGCGTTTTTGGCGACGCTGGTGACGAGTTCGCAACGAGAGTTGCCCGGACAATCGTTGATCGAACGCCTGTCCTCCATAAAAAACGATTTGTTCGAGCTGAGCCTGTTCCATGGGGTCAACGACAGCTGGGCGGATACGGCCGTGCCGCAGCGAATCGAAACCTTGTCGGGCCGGCCGTATCTTTATGAATATGTTTTGGGCCGGCCGTTCAGGTATTCCTTGGGCAGTTTTTTCCAGACCAACCCGCGCGCTTTCGAATTGCTGCTTGGCGAGATCGCGGCGCACGTCGGCCGCCTGGGCGTTTCTTGCGTCCTCGATTGCTATTGCGGGGTCGGCGTCATGGCCGTTATGTTGGCCGAACGCTGCGGGTGCCCGGCCGTCGGCATCGAGTCCGTGGTTTCTAGCATCGATGACGCGCGAGTCAATGCCGGAAATCAAAACGGCGATCGCTTGACCTTCGTTTTGGCTCAAGTGGAGGATGTGTTGTCCGATTGGCTTAAAAAACCGGAGATCCGATCCGGGGCCGTGATCCTGGACCCTCCCCGTTCCGGGCTTCACCCCAAGGCCCTCAAGGCGTTGGCGGCCGATCCGCCGGCGCATTTGATCTATGTCTCCTGCAATCCTAAAAGAACCGTCGAGGCGGACTTACCTCATCTTTCCCAAAGTTATAAAATAACGCGTGCGCAAGCTTTCGATTTTTTTCCTCAAACGCGGCACTATGAGGCCTTGTTTTTCCTTCAGCGGATTTAA
- a CDS encoding UvrD-helicase domain-containing protein: MYQHQENRPQTAADHILAPLNAAQKEAVTFAGRHLLVFAGPGTGKTRVITHRIAYLTGVQGVDPETILAITFTNKAAQGLKERLSALLSDQTPGRPWTGTFHAFAHWVLRRHWQEAGLSKEFVIYDQEDQRTLMRELLAETDVGPSKAGVLLDIIQRLKDDLMDAKSYAIHTDVSSNPHRAQIAKIYAAYQTALRSRGAVDFGDLLLEVNTLFKAHPEAVQLYRDRFAFVFVDEYQDVNRAQYAFMKLLVGEEGSLTCVADDDQVIYEWRNANPRYTLDFDKEFKGAGQVVLTENYRSTPNVLIPAAKLIANNELRKSKVLSATRPAGADPETCSMDDEREEARVIAERVKRLLDNGMAPSEVAVFYRINAQSRNFELEMRALGVPYRLVGAVGFYARKEIKDILAIARLLVNPKDEISFWRALANYPAFSITKDAMSRVQALAQRERCGLWAALELIKNGSREVSRKAAGKIGRFLDVYGALSLLMEKKAPLAAILEAVANETGYLETLEEERSWNVWELIESAGEFQMQNPGVDLLGFLNQTSLLASVSADNNRGSKSNAVSLMTIHLAKGLEFEAVFVTGLEEGLFPFKISKTNPQEMEEERRLFYVAMTRAKDILCLSYAKRRLVFGSEAAGSASRFLFESGLLKGQWQSKPDVRRGSRVKHPLFGEGRIIAVAGAGDDTKVTVHFTSGSTRKFLASVAPLEML, translated from the coding sequence ATGTATCAACATCAAGAAAATCGACCCCAAACAGCGGCGGATCATATCCTGGCTCCTTTAAACGCCGCTCAGAAAGAAGCGGTGACTTTTGCCGGGCGGCATTTATTGGTTTTCGCTGGTCCGGGCACGGGGAAAACGCGGGTGATCACGCATCGGATCGCGTATTTAACCGGCGTTCAAGGCGTGGACCCTGAAACGATCCTGGCCATCACCTTCACGAACAAAGCGGCCCAGGGTTTGAAAGAGCGTCTAAGCGCCTTGTTGAGCGATCAAACGCCGGGAAGGCCTTGGACCGGAACCTTTCATGCTTTTGCTCATTGGGTGTTGAGGCGTCATTGGCAAGAAGCGGGGTTGTCGAAGGAATTCGTCATCTATGACCAGGAGGATCAGCGCACGCTGATGCGCGAACTCTTGGCGGAAACGGATGTCGGCCCTTCCAAGGCGGGCGTTTTGCTCGATATTATCCAACGCTTGAAAGACGATCTGATGGACGCCAAGTCCTACGCCATCCATACCGACGTTTCGAGCAACCCTCATCGGGCCCAAATCGCCAAGATTTACGCCGCGTATCAGACCGCCTTAAGGAGCCGGGGCGCCGTTGATTTCGGGGATTTGCTGCTGGAGGTCAATACGCTTTTTAAAGCCCATCCTGAGGCCGTTCAGTTGTACCGTGATCGTTTCGCTTTTGTTTTCGTGGATGAATATCAGGACGTCAACCGGGCCCAGTATGCGTTCATGAAGCTGTTGGTGGGCGAAGAGGGGTCGTTGACCTGCGTGGCGGATGACGATCAGGTGATTTATGAATGGCGCAACGCTAACCCGCGCTACACCCTTGATTTCGACAAGGAATTTAAAGGCGCGGGCCAAGTCGTTTTGACTGAAAATTATCGTTCCACGCCCAACGTGTTGATCCCGGCCGCGAAATTGATCGCCAATAATGAGCTGAGGAAATCCAAGGTTTTATCCGCCACGCGCCCTGCGGGCGCGGATCCGGAAACTTGTTCCATGGATGACGAACGGGAGGAGGCGCGCGTCATCGCCGAGCGAGTCAAGAGACTGTTGGATAACGGCATGGCGCCTTCGGAAGTCGCGGTTTTTTACCGCATCAACGCGCAAAGCCGCAATTTCGAGCTTGAAATGCGGGCCTTGGGCGTGCCGTATCGTTTGGTGGGGGCCGTGGGATTTTACGCGCGCAAAGAAATCAAGGATATTCTGGCGATCGCCCGGCTTCTGGTCAATCCCAAGGATGAGATCAGTTTTTGGCGCGCGCTGGCCAATTACCCGGCTTTTTCCATTACCAAAGACGCCATGAGCCGCGTCCAGGCGTTGGCCCAGCGCGAACGCTGCGGGTTGTGGGCGGCTTTGGAACTGATTAAAAACGGCAGCCGCGAGGTGAGCCGGAAAGCCGCCGGAAAAATCGGACGCTTTTTGGACGTTTACGGCGCCCTGAGCCTGTTGATGGAAAAGAAAGCGCCGCTGGCCGCCATTCTGGAGGCCGTGGCCAATGAAACGGGTTACCTGGAAACTCTTGAAGAAGAGCGCTCCTGGAACGTGTGGGAGTTGATCGAGTCCGCCGGAGAGTTTCAAATGCAGAATCCGGGGGTCGATTTGTTGGGATTTTTGAATCAGACCAGCCTGCTGGCCTCGGTCAGCGCGGACAATAACCGTGGGTCCAAGAGCAATGCGGTCAGCCTGATGACCATTCATTTGGCCAAGGGGTTGGAGTTTGAGGCTGTTTTTGTGACGGGTCTCGAGGAAGGCCTGTTCCCATTTAAAATTTCGAAAACAAATCCTCAGGAAATGGAAGAGGAGCGGCGGCTGTTTTATGTGGCCATGACCCGCGCTAAAGACATTCTTTGCCTTTCTTACGCCAAGCGCCGGCTGGTTTTTGGTTCTGAAGCCGCGGGCTCGGCTTCCCGTTTTTTATTCGAAAGCGGGCTGTTGAAAGGCCAATGGCAGAGCAAGCCCGACGTTCGCCGGGGCTCGCGCGTGAAACATCCGTTGTTCGGCGAGGGGCGCATTATCGCGGTTGCGGGCGCGGGCGACGACACAAAAGTCACGGTGCATTTCACCAGCGGCAGCACGCGCAAATTTTTAGCCAGCGTCGCGCCTTTGGAGATGCTCTGA
- the gatA gene encoding Asp-tRNA(Asn)/Glu-tRNA(Gln) amidotransferase subunit GatA, with the protein MSDILELTASQVAAQVREGALKPGEVLDAYFARLDAVEPKVGAYLRPLKERAYERARALESKGRPSGRLAGVPVAVKDNMLLSGHPTTCASKILEGYVSTYTATAVERLESEGALVIGKTNLDEFAMGSSTENSAFKITKNPWDLSRVPGGSSGGSAASVAAGSALAALGSDTGGSIRQPAGFCGLVGFKPSYGFVSRFGLVAFASSLDQIGPMARNAEDATLIFESIAGHDPKDSTSFVESGAVSGGAAAHFSGDWPRSMTVGLPKEYFSGQGADHQVLTAVDQAVKTMAKNGVKVQEVSLPNTRFALSAYYILAPSEASANLARFDGIRYGKRVQSGDLIGLYKASRTQGFGPEVQRRILIGTFALSHGYYDAYYGQAQLARAMIAADFDAAFNQVDFVVAPTTPTPAFKIGEKTDDPVSMYLSDIFTIPVNLAGLPAVSLPCGFSADGLPIGFQILGPRAGDLAVLRLARCFEEWTGGSFCRRPVINAHGN; encoded by the coding sequence ATGAGCGATATTCTTGAGTTGACGGCGTCTCAAGTCGCGGCGCAAGTTCGCGAGGGCGCGCTTAAGCCCGGGGAGGTCCTCGACGCTTATTTCGCCCGTTTGGACGCCGTCGAGCCGAAAGTGGGCGCGTATTTACGGCCGCTTAAAGAGCGGGCTTATGAACGGGCCCGCGCCCTTGAGTCCAAGGGCCGCCCCTCCGGACGCTTGGCCGGCGTGCCGGTGGCCGTCAAGGACAATATGCTGTTGTCCGGCCACCCGACCACTTGCGCTTCAAAAATTTTGGAAGGTTATGTGTCCACTTACACGGCGACGGCCGTCGAGCGCCTGGAGTCCGAAGGCGCGCTGGTGATTGGCAAAACGAATTTGGATGAATTCGCCATGGGTTCTTCGACGGAGAATTCGGCTTTTAAAATCACGAAAAATCCTTGGGATTTAAGCCGCGTCCCCGGGGGTTCCTCAGGCGGCTCAGCCGCGTCCGTGGCCGCGGGCAGCGCGCTTGCGGCTTTGGGTTCGGACACGGGGGGCTCCATCCGCCAACCGGCCGGTTTTTGCGGGTTGGTGGGATTTAAACCGAGTTACGGTTTTGTATCGCGTTTCGGGCTGGTCGCGTTCGCGTCGAGCTTGGATCAAATCGGGCCCATGGCCAGAAACGCCGAGGACGCGACGTTGATCTTTGAATCCATCGCCGGCCATGATCCTAAAGATTCAACCTCGTTTGTGGAATCCGGCGCCGTATCAGGCGGCGCCGCCGCTCATTTTTCCGGGGACTGGCCCAGGAGCATGACCGTTGGGCTGCCCAAGGAGTATTTTTCCGGGCAGGGCGCGGATCATCAAGTGCTGACAGCTGTGGATCAAGCCGTCAAAACCATGGCTAAAAACGGCGTCAAGGTTCAAGAAGTATCGCTGCCGAATACACGTTTTGCTTTATCGGCCTATTATATCCTCGCTCCTTCGGAGGCCAGCGCCAATTTGGCGCGCTTTGACGGCATTCGTTACGGCAAAAGAGTCCAAAGCGGCGATTTAATCGGCCTTTACAAAGCCAGCCGGACTCAAGGGTTCGGGCCGGAGGTGCAGCGGCGTATTTTGATCGGCACGTTCGCCCTTTCCCACGGCTATTACGACGCTTATTACGGCCAGGCGCAATTGGCTCGCGCAATGATCGCCGCGGATTTTGACGCGGCGTTCAACCAGGTGGATTTTGTCGTCGCGCCGACGACGCCCACCCCGGCTTTTAAAATCGGCGAGAAAACCGACGACCCGGTATCCATGTACTTGTCCGACATTTTTACCATCCCGGTGAATTTAGCCGGGCTTCCGGCGGTTTCCTTGCCGTGCGGTTTCTCGGCCGACGGCCTGCCCATCGGTTTTCAAATTTTAGGGCCCAGGGCCGGCGACCTGGCGGTTTTGCGCCTCGCTCGATGCTTTGAGGAATGGACGGGGGGTTCGTTTTGCCGCCGTCCCGTCATCAACGCTCATGGAAATTAA
- a CDS encoding NUDIX domain-containing protein: MIKRKKGMNFEYSAGGVLYDQSRVLLIEVENLQGKVVWTFPKGHIETGEDARIAALREVEEETGYISEIIRELPRVSYHFMRGGVLVRKTVRWFLMRPKEETEIKTTDEVRAAKWFALDKAEDQLIYPGDLHLLRVVRREMRS; the protein is encoded by the coding sequence ATGATCAAACGCAAAAAAGGCATGAACTTCGAATACTCGGCCGGAGGCGTGCTCTATGATCAAAGCCGCGTGCTGTTGATCGAAGTTGAAAATCTTCAGGGCAAGGTCGTCTGGACGTTCCCCAAAGGCCATATTGAAACCGGGGAAGACGCGCGCATCGCTGCGTTGAGGGAAGTCGAAGAGGAAACCGGCTATATCTCGGAAATCATCCGGGAATTGCCGCGCGTGAGCTATCATTTCATGCGGGGCGGGGTTTTGGTCAGGAAAACCGTGCGTTGGTTCTTGATGAGGCCCAAAGAGGAGACCGAGATCAAAACCACGGATGAGGTGCGCGCCGCCAAGTGGTTCGCCTTGGACAAGGCCGAGGATCAATTGATTTACCCGGGAGATTTACACCTGCTGCGCGTGGTGCGCCGGGAAATGCGCTCCTAA
- a CDS encoding elongation factor P: MTVLSTELKESDVIRLDNALCKVVAVNIHTGGGKTGAMVHAKIRNLDSGQTVERRLSTTDRIEKIDVERIQVQYLYPDGDNLVFMNASNYEQLPLARVAVGAAAEFLKEGDSIAIEMFEGRPVGVDFPHVVEAKVASAGSGLRGDTTYKEATLENGMTVMVPQFVREGDMVRIDIETKEFVDRVREKTQSHKTVFKPAEKPAVKKPAAPENPPKNP, from the coding sequence ATGACGGTACTGTCCACGGAATTAAAAGAAAGCGATGTGATCCGCTTGGATAATGCGTTGTGCAAGGTTGTGGCGGTCAATATCCACACCGGTGGCGGCAAAACAGGCGCCATGGTTCACGCCAAAATACGAAATCTCGACAGCGGTCAAACGGTTGAGCGGCGCTTGTCCACAACGGATCGAATCGAAAAAATCGACGTTGAGCGCATTCAGGTTCAGTACCTTTACCCGGATGGCGACAATCTGGTGTTCATGAACGCCTCAAATTATGAACAGCTGCCCTTGGCCAGGGTTGCCGTGGGCGCGGCCGCTGAATTTTTAAAGGAAGGCGATTCCATCGCCATTGAAATGTTCGAAGGGCGGCCCGTCGGCGTTGATTTTCCTCATGTGGTCGAGGCCAAAGTCGCCAGCGCCGGCTCCGGCTTGCGCGGAGACACGACATACAAGGAAGCCACGCTGGAGAACGGCATGACCGTGATGGTGCCTCAATTCGTTCGCGAAGGGGACATGGTCCGCATCGATATCGAAACCAAGGAATTCGTGGATCGCGTGCGGGAAAAAACCCAAAGCCATAAAACCGTATTTAAGCCGGCGGAAAAACCAGCGGTCAAAAAACCTGCGGCTCCGGAGAATCCGCCGAAAAACCCGTGA
- the gatB gene encoding Asp-tRNA(Asn)/Glu-tRNA(Gln) amidotransferase subunit GatB yields MKPTIGLEIHVQLATASKLFCSCPASSFGAPPNQNICPICAGDPGVLPVANRQAVERLIRMGLALNCAIAERSVFARKSYFYPDLPKNYQISQYDLPLAKGGRLQYFSGGEKRTARIHRIHLEEDAGKLLHAIGAQELAFSLVDFNRTGVALAETVTEPDFNNAQEANDFLTTLRTTLRSLNVSNCDMEKGEFRVDVNVSVAPEGAALGTRVEIKNLNSFKAVRDALEYEIKRQKEALAGGEKIRQETRLWDVKNAATEALRSKEEASDYRYFAEPDLKPLIVSREWIERVRGGLAPLPVSRAESYEGRLGLGSKEAQTIAFHEDSGVAALFEETVGLCSVNGQAVEPKTAANWILNDLLGNLKDKNRSVADSGMTAERLAGFLKLVRAEGLSSRLAKDLFAKMLADPALEAGSAFKASGVTLLSSEDALLVFIREALQENPRAVEEFKSGKERAIQSLVGAVMKKTKGQAHPQKLQELLRRELTR; encoded by the coding sequence GTGAAGCCCACCATCGGTCTGGAAATCCACGTCCAATTAGCCACGGCGAGCAAGCTGTTTTGTTCCTGCCCGGCGTCTTCTTTCGGCGCGCCGCCGAATCAAAACATCTGCCCTATTTGCGCGGGCGACCCGGGCGTTCTTCCGGTGGCTAACCGGCAAGCGGTGGAGCGCCTGATCAGGATGGGGTTGGCTTTAAACTGCGCGATCGCCGAACGCTCCGTGTTCGCCCGGAAGAGTTATTTTTATCCGGACTTGCCCAAAAATTATCAGATTTCCCAATATGATTTGCCCCTGGCTAAAGGCGGCCGTCTTCAGTATTTTTCAGGAGGGGAAAAAAGAACGGCCCGCATCCATCGCATTCATCTTGAGGAGGACGCGGGCAAACTCCTGCACGCCATCGGCGCCCAGGAGTTGGCGTTTAGCCTGGTGGATTTCAACCGCACGGGCGTGGCCTTGGCGGAAACCGTGACCGAGCCTGATTTCAACAACGCGCAGGAAGCCAATGATTTTTTAACGACGCTGAGAACTACGCTGCGCAGCCTCAATGTCTCCAACTGCGACATGGAAAAAGGCGAATTTCGCGTGGACGTCAACGTGTCCGTGGCTCCGGAGGGGGCGGCGTTGGGCACCAGGGTTGAAATCAAAAATTTAAATTCGTTTAAAGCCGTGCGCGATGCTTTGGAGTATGAAATCAAGCGCCAAAAAGAGGCTTTAGCCGGGGGAGAAAAAATCCGCCAGGAAACCAGGCTTTGGGATGTCAAAAACGCGGCGACCGAGGCCCTGCGCAGCAAAGAAGAAGCGAGTGATTACCGTTATTTCGCGGAGCCTGATTTAAAACCGTTGATCGTATCGCGAGAATGGATTGAGCGCGTGCGCGGGGGGCTGGCGCCTTTGCCTGTGTCCAGGGCCGAGTCTTATGAGGGCCGTTTGGGTTTGGGTTCTAAAGAGGCGCAAACCATCGCTTTTCATGAGGACTCAGGCGTGGCCGCTCTTTTTGAGGAAACAGTCGGCCTTTGTTCGGTCAACGGCCAAGCCGTCGAACCTAAAACAGCGGCCAATTGGATCCTGAACGACTTGCTTGGAAATCTTAAGGACAAAAATCGTTCGGTGGCCGACAGCGGCATGACCGCCGAACGTTTAGCCGGATTTTTAAAGCTTGTCCGCGCCGAGGGTTTGAGCAGCCGTCTGGCCAAAGACCTGTTCGCTAAAATGCTGGCTGATCCGGCGCTTGAAGCCGGGTCCGCTTTTAAAGCCAGCGGCGTTACGTTGTTATCAAGCGAAGATGCGCTGTTAGTATTTATCCGAGAAGCGCTTCAGGAGAACCCCAGGGCCGTTGAGGAATTTAAAAGCGGCAAAGAGCGCGCCATTCAGTCTTTAGTCGGCGCGGTGATGAAAAAAACAAAAGGCCAAGCCCACCCTCAAAAACTTCAGGAATTGCTGCGCCGGGAATTGACTCGGTAG
- a CDS encoding adenylyltransferase/cytidyltransferase family protein, with protein sequence MPPPAFRKPISTPSIPFANWWKKHYFRTVGNNRLLRSLTQARTLAGRLKGAGKKIVFTNGCFDILHAGHAEILAKAKALGDILIVGVNSDASVRRLKGAGRPVVNLKHRMRLLSALRCVDYAVAFAEPTPMKLIEAIRPDVLVKGADWTAGAIVGREHAKKIARIKLVRGLSTTAIINKIRSGR encoded by the coding sequence ATTCCACCCCCCGCATTCAGGAAGCCCATATCAACGCCATCCATTCCATTTGCGAATTGGTGGAAAAAACATTATTTCCGAACGGTGGGAAATAACCGTCTCCTTCGCTCCTTAACCCAGGCTCGAACCTTGGCCGGCCGCCTCAAAGGCGCGGGCAAAAAAATTGTTTTCACCAATGGATGCTTCGACATCCTTCACGCCGGGCACGCCGAGATTCTCGCCAAGGCCAAGGCCTTGGGCGATATTCTGATCGTGGGCGTCAACTCGGATGCGTCGGTCCGGCGCTTAAAAGGCGCGGGGCGCCCCGTCGTCAATCTGAAGCATCGAATGCGCTTGTTGAGCGCTCTGCGCTGCGTTGATTATGCCGTGGCTTTCGCAGAGCCGACGCCCATGAAACTCATCGAAGCCATCCGTCCGGATGTCTTGGTTAAAGGCGCAGATTGGACGGCCGGTGCCATCGTGGGGCGCGAACACGCCAAAAAAATCGCCCGGATCAAATTGGTGCGCGGCCTCTCCACAACCGCCATCATCAACAAAATCCGCAGTGGGCGCTAA